DNA sequence from the Parasphingorhabdus cellanae genome:
GAAAACAGCGCGATCATGCTGATGGCGGAAAATCCAAGCATGATTAAACGGCCGGTGCTAGAACATGGTGATGAATTGGTAGTCGGCTTCAAAGCAGCGGACTATGAAGCGGCTGGATTGACAGCGCGCAACAGCTAGGGCGGCAGCCGTGCCGACCATCATGTCTCACGCAGCGGTCCCGATTGCCGGAGCGTTGCTGCTAGGGCGAAGTCGGTTATCGGTTCCAGTGATCGCCATGGGCATTGTTTTTGCGATGCTGCCAGATGCGGATGTCATCGGTTTTGGTTTGGGCGTCGACTATGCTGATAGCTGGGGCCATCGCGGTGCAACACATTCGCTCGTGTTCGCGGCCGTGGCGGCCCTGCTTACGGTCGCGCTGATCCGCCCGCAACGCTATATCATTGCGGGATTGTTTCTGTTCGTGGCCATGGCATCCCACGGTTTGCTCGATACGCTAACCAATGGCGGCTTGGGCGCTGCCCTATTCTGGCCTTGGGACGATGCCCGTCATTTCGCGCCATTAACACCAATTGCCGTTTCGCCGATTGGGATATCGGATTTTATCTCCGCGCGTGGCATGAAAGTGTTACAATCCGAAGCTATATGGATTTGGACGCCTCTGGCGGTGTTGGTTGGGGCGGTGCTGGGTCTGAAACAATGGAGAATGAGATGGTTACGGCAAAATGGAATGGTGCAATAATAGCGGAAAGCGACGATACCGTAGTAGTTGAAGGCAATCATTATTTTCCGCGCAATGCTGTAAAAGCGGACATGCTGACGAGCAGCGATAAAACCAGTTTCTGTCCGTGGAAAGGCACTGCATCTTATCACACACTTGTTGTCGATGGAGAAACCAACGCTGATGCGGCTTGGTATTATTCCGAACCGAAAGACGCTGCGAGCGAGATCAAAGACCGGATCGCCTTTTGGAATGGCGTGGAAATATCCGGTTGATGTTCAGGCGCATTCTTCTGACCCTATCGTTGTTGGCCGCGGTCGGCGCCTGCAGTACCGAAATCCAGCATAGTAAGGATAGTAAAGTGAATGTCAGAGCTGTGCCAACGCTAAGCGGCGAAACGCCCATTGTAATCGCCCATCGCGGTGCCAGTGGCAATGTGATCGAACATACGCTGGAGGCTTATCAACGCGGTATCGACGACGGTGCTGATTTTATCGAGCCGGATCTGGTACTAACCAAAGATGGCGTTCTGGTCGCGCGGCATGAGAATGAAATTAGCGGGACAACCAATGTAGCTCAAAAGCCCGAATTTGCCGATCGTAAAACGACCAAGATAATTGATGGCCGGGGTTATACTGGCTGGTTTACCGAAGATTTCACGCTTGCGGAGCTAAAAACGCTGCGGGCCAAAGAGCGATTGCCGGAATTGCGTCCAGCCAATGCGCAATATGATGGCGATTTTGCAATTCCGACCTTTGAAGAAATATTACAGCTACTGAAAGAGCACGAAGCCAAGGCGGGAGAAAGAATAGGGGTTTATCCTGAGACCAAGCATCCGTCTTACTTCACGTCTATTGGCTTAGCCCATCAAGGAGCGCTGCTCGAACTATTGAACAAATATGGATTTGATGGTGCCGATGATCCCGTGTTCATTCAGTCGTTTGAAGTCGGCAATTTACAGCAATTGGCTACAAAAACAAAAATCCGGTTGGTGCAATTAGTCGCTGATCAAGGCGGTCCGCCAGACCGCAATGATCTCTCTTATGCTAATATGGTTACGCCCGCAGGACTGGCCGAGATCGCTAAATATGCGAGCGGCTTGGGACCATCGAAATCGCTGATCATCGGTCGTGATGCGCAGGAGCGCCTCGGACAACCCAGCAGCCTGGTTGCTGATGCGCATGAAGCGGGACTTGTTGTGCATCCGTGGACCTTTCGGATCGAAAATGTGTTTCTGCCATCCGAATTTAAAGGCGGTTATACTGATTCTGCCAACGGCGATGTTAAGGCTGAAATCAAAGCCTATTTGGCCACAGGTATCGACGGTCTATTCAGTGATAATCCAAGGGAAGCAGCTTTGGCGGTGGATCAGTTTGGAACCGAATAGTAGCGCCGAACAGTCACCGCATAGATGGTCACTGCAACCCCCATTAAGGCAGCGCCGACAATGAATGGCGCACCCGGGAAATAATACCTCTGTTCGTCAGTATAAGCATCGAATACTAATGTCATCATGGGGCCAAAGGTCGATGTGAGGCTGATCATGCTGGCCTTATTGTTTTACCGGAGTTAATAAGCGAGCTATGTCCACTACTTACACACTCGACACGTCCACGAGCCGTGCCAATCCCACGCCGCAGCCAATGAAGCGGCTCTCTGTACCAAAGATTCAGCGCCGCAAGGTTGATGGTGTTACGGCAGAACCGGTGGTGATGCTGACCGCATACACCGCGCGAACGGCGCAGCTTTTGGATGCACATTGCGATATGTTGCTCGTCGGCGATTCTCTTGCCCAAGTCATTTACGGTCTGCCTTCCACAATTCCTGTTACTTTGGAAATGATGTGCAATCATGGTGCGGCGGTCGTGCGCGGCAGCTATCACAGCGTTGTTGTGGTCGATATGCCGTTCGGATCCTATGAGGTATCTCCACAAGTCGCTTATGAGAATGCTGCGCGGATTTTGAAAGAAACTGGTGCCGCTGCGGTTAAGCTTGAAGGGGGGAAGGTGATGGCAGAAACCGTTCGGTTCTTAGTGGATCGCGGCATCCCTGTGGTTGGTCATGTCGGCCTAACACCGCAAGCCATAAATGTACTGGGCGGTTATGCAGCCCGCGGCCGCAGCGAAGCTGAGGCCAAGAAAATTGTGGGTGACGCAATTGCACTAGACGAAGCTGGTGCTTTTGCGATCGTTTTAGAGGGCGTGTTGGAACCCATTGCGATAGAGGTTACTGAATCGGTCGAAGCCATAACTATCGGCATCGGTGCGTCGGCCCGTTGCGACGGCCAGGTATTGGTAACGGAAGACATGCTGGGTATGTTCGAACGCACGGCACGATTCGTGAAACGCTACCATAATATATCGGAAAATATTGTGCAGGCCGCTACCGATTATGCCAATGAGGTTCGTAGTCGCAGTTTTCCGGGGCCAGATCAGCTTTATCAACCGAAAACATAGCCGAAAGGCGAGGCAATATAACCAATTGTTCAGCATATGGAAATGGACGATATACTTGGACTTTTCGCACACCATCGGTAAAGGACATGCGATGAAATTTTGGGGCCAGCTTTGATGCTCCCTGACTTGCGCAGATTTTGAAGGAGGCCGGGTTGGCCAAAGACGATAAAAATACACCAGAAGACAAATCCGATCGCAGCGAACAGGTGTTCATGCGTGAGGTTGATGATGCCGTTCGTGAAGATGACCTGAAGAATTTTGGTCGCCGCTATGGCGTCTGGATTGGTCTAGCTGTTGTCGTTGGCTTGGCTTCGCTTGCCGGTTGGATATTTTATAACAATAGTCTCGACGAAGAATCCGGTGTGCGCAGTGAGGAATATGTTGCGGCAATAGATAGTGTTAAGCGTAATAATCTCGACGGCGCTTCTAAGGCATTGGAATCGCTAGAAGGTGCGAATCAAAAAGGCTACCAAGCTGCGGCAAAGTTGATGCAAGCTAATATCGCCTTGGAAAAGCAAGACGCGAAAGCAGCCATCGCAGGCTATCAAGCGATTGTTGTGGATGCTGACCTGCCAGAGCCTTTTCGTGATCTGGCTCTGATCCGACAAACAACGGCGGAGTTTGACACATTAAAGCCGCAAGAAGTGATCGATCGTTTGAAATCACTCGCCGTGCCCGGCAATCCTTGGTTTGGCAGTGCTGGTGAGATGGTAGCGCTGTCTTACTTGAACTTGAATAAAGCTGACCTTGCCGGACCATTATTTGCGCAACTGGCCAAGGATGATACCGTTCCACCGACTATCCGTTCCCGCGCTTTGCAAATGGCGGGTGTACAAGGAATTGACGCCGTTGAACTGGATACCGACGGAGAAATTAGTGCTACCGCGACGTCTGCAGATATATCTGCCTCAGCGGCCAGTGAGGGAGAAGCAGAGTAATGTTTTCGGCTAAAAATAAGTGTTTTGCCAAGATTTGTGCGGGACTGATAACTGTTTCCATATTGTCCGGTTGCTCAATATTGGGCGGTGACGGCGATAATGAAAAAGCCACTCCAACATTGGGTAAACGCACCAACATTTTGACCGGCGAAAGCGGTGCGGCAGTCGATCCTGCTCTTGCGGGCATCCAAGTCATCGTTCCTGCTCCTCGAGCCAATGCGGACTGGGCTCAATCTGGTGGTAACGCGGGTAAATCGGTTGGCCATGTCGCTTTGGGTTCGGCATCGACCCGGGTCTGGACGGCAGATATCAGCGGGACCAACAAACGCGAACGTCTGGCTGCTGCTCCTGTTGTAGCTGGTGGACGTCTGTTTGCGGTGGATACCCAAGCCACTGTGCACGCATTTGATGCTGCTACCGGTGCAAAGGCTTGGTCCACACAAATGGAAGTCAAAAGCGATGGCAAACCATCGCGGTTTGGCGGCGGTGTAAGTGCCCAAGGAACAACGGTTTATGCGACCAATGGTGTAGGTGACGTTGTCGCATTGAGCGCGGCCGATGGAAGTCAGCTCTGGAAAGTCCGGCCTGCCGGTCCATTGCGCGGTGCCCCGACGATTTCGAATGGCAATGTTTACGTGATGACGCAGGATAACCAAATTTATGCTTTGAGTCAGAGTGATGGATCGGTCCAATGGAACGAAGCTGGTACGGTCGGACTTGCCGGTATCTTCGGGGTGGCTGCTCCGGCTGCTGCGCAGGGCACCGTGATAGCCGGTTATTCATCCGGCGAGCTGACGGCTTATCGGTATGAAAACGGACGCAATCTGTGGAATGACGCTTTGGCGCGGACAAGTATCTCCACATCTGTTGCGACTTTGTCCGACATTGACGCCGATCCGGTGATTGATCGTGGTCGTGTATTTGCTCTAGGCCAAGGGGGCCGAATGGCAGCTTACGAGCTCGTAACCGGTCAACGTATCTGGGAATTGAACATAGCCGGTATTGCCACGCCGGTTATTTCGGGAGAATGGGTATTTGTTCTCACTGATGACGCGAAACTGCTTTGCATCGCACGACCAACCGGAAAGGTACGGTGGATTAGCCAACTGGCGGCCTATCGTAACGAAGAAAAGAAAAAAAATCCGATCAATTGGACGGGGCCGGTGTTGGCTGGCAATCGCTTAATCGTCGCTAGCACGGAAGGCGAAGTCGTCTCGATCTCACTTGGCGAAGGTAGCAGCACGACCTTGGTTGACCTGAAACAGGGTGTTTCATTGCCGCCCGTCGTTGCCGGCGAGATGCTCTATATATTGGACAATAGCGGCCGCATTTCTGCGTTCCGGTAAAGGTCTCAAGTAAGGAACGGGAACAGCCATATGCTGCCCAATATTGCAATTATCGGGCGGCCCAATGTTGGCAAGTCCACGCTGTTCAACCGGCTCGTTGGCAAAAAGCTTGCGTTGGTCGATGACCGCCCCGGTGTGACCCGTGACCGGCGTGAAGGTGCGGCGAATCTGTTGGGGCTTGAGTTCAACATAATCGATACTGCTGGCTATGAAGACGAAGATGCCAAAAGCTTGCCAGGTCGGATGCGGCATCAAACGGAACTGGCAGTTGCTGGAGCGGAACTGGCTCTGTTTGTTATTGATGGCCGTGCTGGCCTGACGCCGCTGGATGAAGAGATTGCGCGCTGGTTAAGGGGTTCCAAGACGCCAGTCGTTTTGCTCGTCAACAAGGCCGAAGGAAAAGCTGCCGAATCCGGAATTCTGGAGAGCTATGCTCTCGGCTTTGGCGACCCGATCCCCCTAAGCGCAGAACATGGCGATGGGATAGCCGATCTGTTTCAGGCAGTGCGCCCTTATGTAGAAGCATTTGAGGCAGCTTCGCAGGACGAACCTGTGGATGAAAGCGCGCCGTTGAAATTAGCGATTGTTGGTCGGCCCAATGCTGGAAAATCTACCTTGATCAACAAGATGCTCGACGAAGATCGTCTGATTACCGGGCCGGAAGCGGGAATCACCCGCGATAGCATCGCTGTTGAATGGATCTGGCATGACGATGCGCTGACGGAAGATGAGAAGCTAGACGGTATTGAAGCGGATCGCAAGGTTCGGCTGATCGACACAGCCGGCATGCGCAAGCGCGCCAAGGTGAACGACAAGCTCGAAAAATTATCTGTCGCCGATGCTAAGCGGGCGATTGATTTTGCCGAAGTCGTAGTACTTTTACTGGATGCGACCAAAGGCCTTGAAGCGCAAGACTTGCGGATTGCAGATCAAACCATTCAGGAAGGGCGCTGCCTGGTCATTGCGATCAACAAATGGGACGTTGCCGAAGGGCCAAGCAAATTGTTCAACGGTATTCGCGCGGCTCTGGACGATGGCTTGGCACAAGTTCGCGATGTTCCGCTGATCGCGGTCTCCGCCTTTACCGGTAAAGGAATTGATCAGCTGATGAAAGCAGCATTCAACACCCGCCGTGTCTGGTCGCAGCGGGTTCCTACCGGTAAGCTCAACCGCTGGTTTGAAGATGCGATCGAGGACAATCCGCCACCAGCACCAGGTGGGAAGCGCATAAAGCTGCGTTACATTACCCAGGCCAAAACCCGGCCGCCATCCTTTGTGATTTTCGGAACCCGGGTTGACGACTTACCTGAAAGCTATCGCCGATATCTGACGAATGGTGTTCGCAGAAAGCTCGGTTTTGGCGGTGTGCCAATAAGGCTGATTATACGGTCTCCGAAAAATCCCTATCATGAAAAGGACTGACCGCCACAGGCAACTTCCCCTTTACCCGAGGTGCATGGGCGTGATGGTTAATTATTTTTCCATACTGATAACCAAGTCTTTACAGTTTGGGTTCTAGACTTGAAGCTAAGAGTAATACGCAACTACTTCTCTTAAGGACATGATCTTTGGCGCAGCTTGATAGTGAACTGATTGATTGGGCGGTTTATAGCGAGACACGGTCTTCGCTAGGGCCTGATTTCGTTCGCATATTGGGCTATTTCCGGGAAGACGGAACCCAATCCATCGTAAAAATCGAAGCCGCAATGCGATCGAAAGATGCTGCTCAAATCATTATGCCAGCGCATAAGTTGAAGGGCGAGTCCATGCAATTCGGCGCGATCCGACTAGCTGCGGTGGCCGAACTAATCGAGATGACTGCGCGAAAGTGTGTTGAGCATCATGAAGCACCCGATGAAATAATCGAACAAGTCGTTGGTTTGCGACCATTATTTGAAGAAACACTGCCGATATTGGAATATGAATCAAGCCCAGTTGTGCAGCGTCAGTCTATGGGATTCGGACGCCGATCATCTAGTCTTGGCAATCATATCACTAACAGCTGATTTGCTTATTCAGCCGGTTCCGACTGCAGCTGGACATAATTTTCGATGCCCATGCGTTCAATCATATCAAACTGCTTCTCTAGCGTATCGACATGTTCTTCTTCGCTTTCCAGAATTTCGGCGAATAGATCACGTGTGACATAGTCGCGCACTTTTTCGCAATATTCGATACCATCTTTCAGCGGCGGCAGTGCTTCATGCTCCAGCGCGAGATCCGCTTTGAGTATCTCTTCTACGGACTCACCGATCTTTAGCCGACCGAGCAACTGGAAGTTGGGCAGGCCGTCGAGAAACAAAATGCGTTCGGCCAACTTGTCCGCATGTTTCATCTCATCGATGGATTCTTCATATTCGAATTTGGCGAGTTTGCTAACGCCCCAATTATCCAGCATCTTGCTGTGTAGGAAATATTGGTTGATTGCAGTAAGCTCGTTTTTCAGTGCTTCATTCAGATAATCAATGACTTTTGCGTCACCCTTCATGGTGTCATCCTTTTCGGTGGGGAATTCTATTGGCTAACGCTATACACGAGCGCAGCACTGTAGGAAAGAGCTAGTTCCCGAGAAAAGGCAATTATTTCAGTAGCTTGATAAAGAGAATGCTAAGCGGTCGCAACTTCATTTTCGATAATGGTTCGCGCAAACGACAGACACTGACCACATTTAGGCTTTCTGCCCAGCTGAGCGTAGACCTGGCTTGGCTTCTCAGAACCGCTGCGAACCGCGGCCCGGAGGTCTTTTTCTTTAATCGCATTACAAACGCAAACAACCATATCGGCTCCTTATGCGAATCGTATATAGCTAATGAGAATAGATCGCAATAGCAAAAATGCCAATCTTATTCATGTAGTGCTGATTGTCATCGGTTGTCTTTCTCGCCGCGCTAAGGAGCGCCATGTCCATTCCAGTGGCCCATAACGATACCGCATCAGCCAAGGCTTGGACCATAGCAGCATGGTGATCCAGCTGCTGAGGACCAGCAAAATCATCTGCGCCCGCCCGACAGTTCCGAACAGCCCTAAGCCCCAACCGTAAAACAGGAATGCCATCACTACACTGGCACCAAGATAGTTGGAAAAGGCGACCCGCCCCGCAGCGGCAACACGGTGCAGTAGCGGGTGAGCAGCAAACCGCTGGATCAGAAGCATCAGCAGTCCGATATACCCTATGGCCATTAATAGTCGTGGCAAGCTGGACCAAGCTTGGGTAACATTCATCATAATGATGATTTCAAAACCTTGATTTGCCGCCAGCCACGCAAGGGCTGCGAAAGTTAAGCCTCCGATAAGTGTGCCCCAGACACCAATGCGAACATAAGTTTGACGGTTAGCTTGGCCAAGAAGAAATCCGGACTTATAAAGACCCATACCAATCATCATCAACGGGATGGTTTCGAAAGGACCGAGAAACAAGTTTTTCACCGGTGTCAGGACTTGATTGGTCAACTTGTCGATGAGAATTTGGCTGAAAGCCCCTTGATACAAGGCGGTTTCCTCAGCGAGAGACTGAGCTGAAATACCAAATTCTTCCATCATTGTGGCAAATTCATCAATAATTTCCTGGCTGGCATTGGGTTGCGCCGCTTCGCTCTGTAGAAAAAACATTGTGCCCATGCCTATGGCCAGCAGGACGGAGCTAATGATATAAGCCAGCACACCGCCCTTAATCAGTTTCTCGCCCGACCAGTTACGGAACAGATATGCGACTGCGCCGGATACGGCATAGAGGAATAATATGTCGCCCCACCAGAGCAGATAAAAATGGCAAAGGCCGAATATCGCTAACCAGAACATACGAGAGTAATGGACCTTTGCGGGCGATTGCCCGCTCACGGTAGCGCGCTCAATCACTAGCATCATGCTGGCACCAAATAGCAGTGAGAATATTGCTCGCATTTTTCCGTCAAAAAAGATGAACGAGCCCGTCCAAGCTGCAATATCGGAAAAGCTACCCGGCGTGCTGATAATCGGGCTGATATACGCCATTTCGGGAAAACCAAAGGTGGTTATATTCATCCACAAAATACCCATGACCGCAAAACCGCGGAGAGCATCAAGGGTGATATGGCGGGTTTGAGTGGTCGTTGCGTTCATCAACACATCCTAACTGTATTACACATATAATACAGGCTTTTATAGCCAGCTAGCTATGGCGTCCAGCGGTTTCTTGATTGTGGCATGAACGGGTATGGTGGCATCAGGTGCGGCCTTCCCAACGACCAGCACCATCATCGGTTTTTCATTGGTCGGACGCTCACACAGCGCGTTGAGAAACTTCATTGGATTGGGCGTGTGGGTCAGAGTGGCGAGGCCTGCGTCATGCAGTGCAGTGATCAACATACCGGTGGCAATGCCGACGCTTTCGTTGACGTAATAATTCTGCTTTATCTCGCCTGGCATCATACCGCCCTTACGTTGGCCGAATATGACAATCAGGTACGGCGCGGTTTCAAGGAAAGGTTTGTCCGCATCGGTGCCGAGCGGACCGAGCGCTTCGAGCCACTCGTCACTCGCTTTGTTATCATAAAATTCCCGCTCTTCCGCTTCCGCGGCTTCGCGCAACGCCTTTTTCTTATCCGCAGATTCGATGACTGCAAAATGCCATGGCTGATGATTAGCCCCATTGGGCGCCGTCCCGGCTGCGAGCAGCGCATTTTCGATGACCGCTCGAGGAACCGCTTCGTCGGTAAAATACCGACAGGTGCGGCGGACTTTTAGTGCATCATAAAAGGTTTTTGACCGCGCGATGCGCTCTTCATCGGTATAATCGGGAAGCTCGGTATAGGGCAGGGTGTCATGTGGCTTCATCGCGGATTTCCTCGGGATTATGCAGATTTTAGTCAGCAACACTGCGCGTAATAAAATTTCAAAGTTCACACAAGTCTCACACCTCTCATCGCTGGTGTAGCGGGCAAACCAACGTGCGATCTTTAGATATAGCGCATAGTCATTGGATGAGGGGTAGGAAAGCGAATATCTGTTATTGACATTAGTGTTAGTAAATGGTAGCAAGTTGCCAACAATAGACAATAAAGCGATTCTTTTATGAAAATCTCTCCTGCTGATATGCCGCTGTTAAATACGGATCATAAGACACCTAATATCCGTCCCGTGAAGGCTTTTCGTCATTTCCGTAAGTTGATTGCGGATAAGGAAGACACGGCGGAGGTGTTTCACATTATCGAGGCGCTCGCGGGCAAGGCATTTATTCGCAATGCCAAGCGCTTTTTGAAAAGTCCGCATGCGCAGGAATTGATGGAGCGTAATGTCGACTTGCCAACCATGCTGGACGATCATAACAAATTGCGCCAGCTTCCTGCCGATAGCTTGGGGCAAGCTTATGTTCGCTTCATGGAAAAGGAGGGGCTCACCGCCGCCGGGCTAGTGGCTGAATTTGATCGCTATGGTTCGGACTATCAAAAGCGCAATGATGTTACGGAATGGTTCGGCGATCGGATGCGCGACACGCATGATTTGCTGCATGTGCTAACCGGCTATGGCCGCGACGCGTTGGGCGAACAGTGCGTATTGGGTTTCACCTATGGCCAGAATCCCAACCTTGGGATCTTATTTATTGCTTATGCCGGTGCACTGGAAATGAAGAAGCAGTCTCCTTCTAATGCCCCTGTGTTGAGAGCCGTCCGTGAAGGGCAAAAACTCGGCAAAGCAGCGAAAAGGCTCGCCTATTATGACATAGAGAAAATACTCGCTATGCCGATCGATGAAGCGCGGGCATTTTTGAATATCGGTCAGCCAGTATATTACAAACAGGCACATGTGGCCTATGAGGCCAAAGGCATTGATCCATATAATCTGCTGGGTCAGCCCGCTTAGGATGGCGATAATCGCTACTGGGCCGCTTCGATTTTTCTGACCATTGTATCATATCCCTTGATCGACTGCTGAATTTCGCTTTTGGCACTGGTCAATTTTTGTGAAGATTGCTCTACTTTTTGTTCTAGCTGATTGGCGCGCGGTCTGATCTGCGGGTTGGAGCGCGACCACATTCTGAGATCAGAAAGCGTCTGGTCGACTGCTTCCTGTGCGGCGGCGACTTCAGCTTCGGCGGCTTCCGCCTGATCGCGAACTTCTTTGGCTTGCAATTCAACCTCAACGCCAAATGCGCTGAAGCGGCCAATATTTGTTTTGCCTAGCTGCTCCCCGAACTGGATCGGGAAAAATAGGAAAAAAACCACTATGCCTAAAACGAACAAATCGCGGATGAGCACAAGCGCGTTTTTGCCAACCTCTGTCCAATGCAATTCTGTCATGATGCCATCCTGATATTAAGAAAACTGTCAGAATCCATGTTACACAATCTTTTACTGTAGCTCTTTGCGAATTGTCAGTTTTAGCCAAAGCTGGTCCAGAAGATCCGTCATTTTATGCAGTCATCTTAGTGAGTTTTAAGCAAAACTAGGGTGATCGATCATCCATGTGGACGGTAATACCACCGATCTGGCAGGAAACCCCCATTGCGATTGTTCGATATTTAAGCAATATAAGGACAGGGTCGCCCGAATTCCCGGCTTCGCGTTCCGAAAGGATGTGGCTGGTTTGAAGAAGGGCATTGTCATGCAAATGCAATTTGGACTGGTTTTGGTCAGCGCGATTCTGCTTTCCAGCTGTGCGGAACATCGGCTAGTGGTCGAGCGGCCCAATCCCGATGGCGAGCATGCTGTTGTCCAGAGCAGCGCCTTCCTATTGCCCAAAGGTCAGCCCCGCAACGTCGCCGATTGCCAGACGAACTTGATC
Encoded proteins:
- a CDS encoding metal-dependent hydrolase, whose translation is MPTIMSHAAVPIAGALLLGRSRLSVPVIAMGIVFAMLPDADVIGFGLGVDYADSWGHRGATHSLVFAAVAALLTVALIRPQRYIIAGLFLFVAMASHGLLDTLTNGGLGAALFWPWDDARHFAPLTPIAVSPIGISDFISARGMKVLQSEAIWIWTPLAVLVGAVLGLKQWRMRWLRQNGMVQ
- a CDS encoding DUF427 domain-containing protein; translation: MVTAKWNGAIIAESDDTVVVEGNHYFPRNAVKADMLTSSDKTSFCPWKGTASYHTLVVDGETNADAAWYYSEPKDAASEIKDRIAFWNGVEISG
- a CDS encoding glycerophosphodiester phosphodiesterase, which translates into the protein MNVRAVPTLSGETPIVIAHRGASGNVIEHTLEAYQRGIDDGADFIEPDLVLTKDGVLVARHENEISGTTNVAQKPEFADRKTTKIIDGRGYTGWFTEDFTLAELKTLRAKERLPELRPANAQYDGDFAIPTFEEILQLLKEHEAKAGERIGVYPETKHPSYFTSIGLAHQGALLELLNKYGFDGADDPVFIQSFEVGNLQQLATKTKIRLVQLVADQGGPPDRNDLSYANMVTPAGLAEIAKYASGLGPSKSLIIGRDAQERLGQPSSLVADAHEAGLVVHPWTFRIENVFLPSEFKGGYTDSANGDVKAEIKAYLATGIDGLFSDNPREAALAVDQFGTE
- the panB gene encoding 3-methyl-2-oxobutanoate hydroxymethyltransferase, with the translated sequence MSTTYTLDTSTSRANPTPQPMKRLSVPKIQRRKVDGVTAEPVVMLTAYTARTAQLLDAHCDMLLVGDSLAQVIYGLPSTIPVTLEMMCNHGAAVVRGSYHSVVVVDMPFGSYEVSPQVAYENAARILKETGAAAVKLEGGKVMAETVRFLVDRGIPVVGHVGLTPQAINVLGGYAARGRSEAEAKKIVGDAIALDEAGAFAIVLEGVLEPIAIEVTESVEAITIGIGASARCDGQVLVTEDMLGMFERTARFVKRYHNISENIVQAATDYANEVRSRSFPGPDQLYQPKT
- a CDS encoding tetratricopeptide repeat protein codes for the protein MAKDDKNTPEDKSDRSEQVFMREVDDAVREDDLKNFGRRYGVWIGLAVVVGLASLAGWIFYNNSLDEESGVRSEEYVAAIDSVKRNNLDGASKALESLEGANQKGYQAAAKLMQANIALEKQDAKAAIAGYQAIVVDADLPEPFRDLALIRQTTAEFDTLKPQEVIDRLKSLAVPGNPWFGSAGEMVALSYLNLNKADLAGPLFAQLAKDDTVPPTIRSRALQMAGVQGIDAVELDTDGEISATATSADISASAASEGEAE
- a CDS encoding outer membrane protein assembly factor BamB family protein; the encoded protein is MFSAKNKCFAKICAGLITVSILSGCSILGGDGDNEKATPTLGKRTNILTGESGAAVDPALAGIQVIVPAPRANADWAQSGGNAGKSVGHVALGSASTRVWTADISGTNKRERLAAAPVVAGGRLFAVDTQATVHAFDAATGAKAWSTQMEVKSDGKPSRFGGGVSAQGTTVYATNGVGDVVALSAADGSQLWKVRPAGPLRGAPTISNGNVYVMTQDNQIYALSQSDGSVQWNEAGTVGLAGIFGVAAPAAAQGTVIAGYSSGELTAYRYENGRNLWNDALARTSISTSVATLSDIDADPVIDRGRVFALGQGGRMAAYELVTGQRIWELNIAGIATPVISGEWVFVLTDDAKLLCIARPTGKVRWISQLAAYRNEEKKKNPINWTGPVLAGNRLIVASTEGEVVSISLGEGSSTTLVDLKQGVSLPPVVAGEMLYILDNSGRISAFR
- the der gene encoding ribosome biogenesis GTPase Der — its product is MLPNIAIIGRPNVGKSTLFNRLVGKKLALVDDRPGVTRDRREGAANLLGLEFNIIDTAGYEDEDAKSLPGRMRHQTELAVAGAELALFVIDGRAGLTPLDEEIARWLRGSKTPVVLLVNKAEGKAAESGILESYALGFGDPIPLSAEHGDGIADLFQAVRPYVEAFEAASQDEPVDESAPLKLAIVGRPNAGKSTLINKMLDEDRLITGPEAGITRDSIAVEWIWHDDALTEDEKLDGIEADRKVRLIDTAGMRKRAKVNDKLEKLSVADAKRAIDFAEVVVLLLDATKGLEAQDLRIADQTIQEGRCLVIAINKWDVAEGPSKLFNGIRAALDDGLAQVRDVPLIAVSAFTGKGIDQLMKAAFNTRRVWSQRVPTGKLNRWFEDAIEDNPPPAPGGKRIKLRYITQAKTRPPSFVIFGTRVDDLPESYRRYLTNGVRRKLGFGGVPIRLIIRSPKNPYHEKD
- a CDS encoding Hpt domain-containing protein, encoding MAQLDSELIDWAVYSETRSSLGPDFVRILGYFREDGTQSIVKIEAAMRSKDAAQIIMPAHKLKGESMQFGAIRLAAVAELIEMTARKCVEHHEAPDEIIEQVVGLRPLFEETLPILEYESSPVVQRQSMGFGRRSSSLGNHITNS
- the bfr gene encoding bacterioferritin: MKGDAKVIDYLNEALKNELTAINQYFLHSKMLDNWGVSKLAKFEYEESIDEMKHADKLAERILFLDGLPNFQLLGRLKIGESVEEILKADLALEHEALPPLKDGIEYCEKVRDYVTRDLFAEILESEEEHVDTLEKQFDMIERMGIENYVQLQSEPAE
- a CDS encoding (2Fe-2S)-binding protein, with the protein product MVVCVCNAIKEKDLRAAVRSGSEKPSQVYAQLGRKPKCGQCLSFARTIIENEVATA
- a CDS encoding DUF418 domain-containing protein — protein: MNATTTQTRHITLDALRGFAVMGILWMNITTFGFPEMAYISPIISTPGSFSDIAAWTGSFIFFDGKMRAIFSLLFGASMMLVIERATVSGQSPAKVHYSRMFWLAIFGLCHFYLLWWGDILFLYAVSGAVAYLFRNWSGEKLIKGGVLAYIISSVLLAIGMGTMFFLQSEAAQPNASQEIIDEFATMMEEFGISAQSLAEETALYQGAFSQILIDKLTNQVLTPVKNLFLGPFETIPLMMIGMGLYKSGFLLGQANRQTYVRIGVWGTLIGGLTFAALAWLAANQGFEIIIMMNVTQAWSSLPRLLMAIGYIGLLMLLIQRFAAHPLLHRVAAAGRVAFSNYLGASVVMAFLFYGWGLGLFGTVGRAQMILLVLSSWITMLLWSKPWLMRYRYGPLEWTWRSLARRERQPMTISTT
- a CDS encoding nitroreductase family protein; its protein translation is MKPHDTLPYTELPDYTDEERIARSKTFYDALKVRRTCRYFTDEAVPRAVIENALLAAGTAPNGANHQPWHFAVIESADKKKALREAAEAEEREFYDNKASDEWLEALGPLGTDADKPFLETAPYLIVIFGQRKGGMMPGEIKQNYYVNESVGIATGMLITALHDAGLATLTHTPNPMKFLNALCERPTNEKPMMVLVVGKAAPDATIPVHATIKKPLDAIASWL